Proteins encoded together in one Carya illinoinensis cultivar Pawnee chromosome 3, C.illinoinensisPawnee_v1, whole genome shotgun sequence window:
- the LOC122305429 gene encoding tRNase Z TRZ2, chloroplastic: protein MQTSLTISPFTAPSIFPLHQPVLPPQQHRGFSLPAHVSPVNSVKGSGYLSTIGQAIREEEEYRKARAQVLRKGVDLEGYTIEGVSVGGNETCVIVPELKCAFDIGRCPSRAIQQNFVFITHAHLDHIGGLPMYVASRGLYNLKPPTVFVPPCIKDDVEKLFEIHRSMGQVELNLDLVALDIGETYEMRDNLVVRAFRTQHVIPSQGYIIYSVRKKLKMQYSSMKGRQIEKLKKSGVEITDIVLSPEVAFTGDTTPDYMLDPRNADALRAKVLITEATFLDEGFSTEHARQHGHTHLFEIIEHAQWIRNKAVLLTHFSSRYNIEDIRQAVSKLQSKVSAKVVPLTEGFKSMYS, encoded by the exons ATGCAAACATCTCTGACCATTTCACCCTTTACTGCTCCATCAATTTTTCCGCTCCATCAACCCGTTTTACCACCACAGCAACACCGCGGTTTCTCCCTGCCAGCCCATGTCAGTCCTGTGAATTCCGTCAAAGGGTCCGGCTATTTATCAACAATAGGCCAAGCTATAAGAGAGGAAGAGGAGTACCGGAAAGCCAGGGCACAAGTTCTCCGAAAAGGAGTGGACTTGGAAGGATACACAATTGAGGGAGTCTCCGTTGGAGGGAATGAGACTTGTGTTATAGTTCCCGAGTTGAAGTGTGCTTTCGATATTGGCCGTTGTCCCTCGCGCGCCATTCAGCAAAACTTCGTTTTTATCACTCATGCTCATCTTGATCACATT GGTGGTCTGCCAATGTATGTAGCCAGTCGTGGTTTGTACAACTTGAAACCTCCAACGGTATTTGTGCCTCCTTGCATCAAAGATGATGTTGAGAAGCTTTTTGAAATTCACAGGAGCATGGGCCAAGTGGAGCTTAACCTTGATTTGGTTGCATTGGACATAG GTGAAACGTATGAAATGCGCGATAATCTGGTTGTCCGAGCTTTTAGAACTCAACATGTCATACCCAGCCAG GGTTATATCATCTACTCAGTTAGGAAAAAGCTGAAGATGCAGTACAGTAGTATGAAAGGAAGACAaattgagaaattgaaaaaatctgGTGTTGAG atTACGGACATTGTATTGTCTCCAGAGGTGGCATTCACAGGCGATACAACACCAGATTATATGCTTGATCCGCGAAATGCTGATGCCTTGAGGGCAAAAGTTCTTATAACTGAG GCAACTTTCCTAGATGAAGGGTTCAGCACTGAGCATGCACGACAACACGGTCATACACATTTATTTGAG ATCATTGAACATGCTCAATGGATTCGAAATAAAGCAGTTTTATTGACTCATTTCTCTTCACGCTACAATATAGAG GACATTCGTCAAGCTGTATCAAAGTTGCAGTCGAAGGTGTCAGCAAAAGTAGTTCCTCTTACAGAAGGTTTCAAATCTATGTACTCGTAG
- the LOC122305428 gene encoding protein-tyrosine-phosphatase IBR5-like isoform X1 — protein sequence MRKRERENPCGVCGHYHKYEEGEVCGVCGHRIPAPSEKTSIQVSAFPSEILPEFLFLGSYDNASRSELLKTQGISRVLNTVPACQNLYKNSFTYHCLQDEKTLPFDDANQFLEQCERDKARVLVHCMSGKNRSPAIVIAFLMKCKGWRLAQSYQWVKERRPSVELSEAVYRQLQEYEQKLFGSFSTGNLAPPVFAPAGVPSFNFGFPKINDPVPIPAFSNVGATSIFASPLDIPPHEFTFGAGLIQKNSDSTLNPNGSDIQMGGS from the exons AtgaggaagagggagagagaaaacccTTGTGGGGTTTGTGGCCACTATCATAAATATGAAGAAGGAGAGGTCTGCGGGGTTTGTGGCCACCGGATTCCGGCTCCATCAGAGAAAACATCGATTCAAGTTAGCGCCTTTCCATCGGAGATCTTGCCTGAGTTCTTATTTCTTGGTAGCTATGATAACGCATCGCGTTCGGAGCTTCTTAAGACTCAGGGAATCTCTCGTGTTCTCAAT ACGGTACCTGCTTGTCAAAACCTCTACAAGAATTCATTCACCTATCACTGCCTCCAAGATGAGAAAACTTTGCCTTTTGATGATGCAAATCAATTTTTAG AGCAATGTGAAAGGGATAAAGCTCGTGTTCTGGTGCACTGCATGTCTGGAAAAAATAG GTCACCAGCTATTGTAATAGCTTTCTTGATGAAGTGCAAAGGATGGAGACTTGCCCAAAGTTACCAGTGGGTGAAAGAGCGGAGACCATCTGTTGAACTATCTGAAG CTGTCTACCGGCAACTTCAGGAGTATGAGCAGAAGCTCTTTGGATCATTTAGTACAGGCAACCTTGCCCCACCAGTCTTTGCACCTGCAGGCGTGCCTTCATTTAATTTCGGCTTCCCAAAGATTAATGATCCAGTTCCCATTCCTGCTTTCAGCAATGTTGGTGCTACCTCTATTTTCGCCAGTCCTTTAGACATTCCTCCGCATGAATTTACTTTTGGAGCGGGCCTGATTCAGAAGAATAGTGATAGTACGCTGAACCCAAACGGGAGTGATATTCAAATGGGCGGTTCttga
- the LOC122305428 gene encoding protein-tyrosine-phosphatase IBR5-like isoform X2, translated as MRKRERENPCGVCGHYHKYEEGEVCGVCGHRIPAPSEKTSIQVSAFPSEILPEFLFLGSYDNASRSELLKTQGISRVLNTVPACQNLYKNSFTYHCLQDEKTLPFDDANQFLEQCERDKARVLVHCMSGKNRSPAIVIAFLMKCKGWRLAQSYQWVKERRPSVELSEGV; from the exons AtgaggaagagggagagagaaaacccTTGTGGGGTTTGTGGCCACTATCATAAATATGAAGAAGGAGAGGTCTGCGGGGTTTGTGGCCACCGGATTCCGGCTCCATCAGAGAAAACATCGATTCAAGTTAGCGCCTTTCCATCGGAGATCTTGCCTGAGTTCTTATTTCTTGGTAGCTATGATAACGCATCGCGTTCGGAGCTTCTTAAGACTCAGGGAATCTCTCGTGTTCTCAAT ACGGTACCTGCTTGTCAAAACCTCTACAAGAATTCATTCACCTATCACTGCCTCCAAGATGAGAAAACTTTGCCTTTTGATGATGCAAATCAATTTTTAG AGCAATGTGAAAGGGATAAAGCTCGTGTTCTGGTGCACTGCATGTCTGGAAAAAATAG GTCACCAGCTATTGTAATAGCTTTCTTGATGAAGTGCAAAGGATGGAGACTTGCCCAAAGTTACCAGTGGGTGAAAGAGCGGAGACCATCTGTTGAACTATCTGAAG GAGTATGA